The stretch of DNA taaactCTGAAGCGCACAAAAGGGAACTGATGAAAATTTTAAGTGAGGCCCATGTTACTTATGATATCACTGTCGACCaatttgatggagttgtcggtaaaATCACCGCCAGTAGCAGCTTGAGTTTTAGCGATGTTGAATTACCAGCTGATGGAATAGAGCATAATAAAGCATTACATATCTCTATGAGGTGTCGTGATCATATTCTTGCGTGAGTGCTAGTTGATAACGGTTCATCGCTAAATGTCATGCCAaaatcaacactatcaaaactatttgttgacgTGGCTTGATTTAAGCCAAGTACTAcggtggtgaaagcgtttgatggatccaaaagacaagttgttggtgagattgaccttCCGATTCAAATCGGACCTCATAACTTTAGAATAACcttccaagtgatggatattaagTCGGCTTACAGTTGCCTTTTAGGGAGACAGTGGATTCACgctgctggagcagtgacatccactctccatcaaaagttaaagtttatagtgaacaataagctggtgATAATATATGGGGAAGAAAATATGATAGTGAGTCATCTATCTTCTACGAGATATATTGAAGAAGCAGAGGAAGCCATAAAGACTTCCTTCCAAGCATTAGAAATCGCCAATgatgtcttcatgggtgaaggttttcgtttaaaagaaccaaaactatctacCATATCATTGAAGTCTACAAAATCCATGTTGGAAGGAGGAGCTTTTGTTAAATTCAAGAAATTGATAGAAATATCAGAAAAGAAGGATAAGTACGGGTTGGGATATCTAGCTATCAAAGCTGATCAAGAGAACgttgtaaaagaaaaatgagAAAGCAAGCTAGCTCGTTGGGAAAACCAGATACCAAATTCACAAAAGAtccctatttgtgacattcatCAAACCTTTCAAAGCGTTGGAATAATGATGTTGATCAAGTGGCTGTTGTAGAAGAGGatcatgttgatgatgataccctcaaatTGGTGTACCCTTGTtctccaaacaccaatctcaataattagaagatcatcgagtttcccgtgtttgttaattcatgttcaaagttATTGTGTATTTTAACTCTTTTTGCTCTgtccaaggctataaggataactaatagGGCACATGTATTTTAATTccgtattattttttttggcaatctttattcatatttctttttttcctttatcttcttaatttaaaccatacagagtcgaaaatgaatatgttgaaaatagcagcgctaaaacactttcttgtaattttgaacacTCAATTAATCAcgctgatgaggattgtgaagatgATTGTGAGCCTCCCCTAGAATTAAAAAGGTTAATTGAacaggaagctaagataatccaaccctatcaagaaccttttgaggtgatcaatttagggactgaaCATAATaagaaagaagttaaaattggcatgtctatgaaagaaagtgaacgagaaaagctggttaaaattttatttgattatgtggatgtctttgcatggtcatatcaggatatgcctgggctagatactaacatagttgaacacaagctactaCTCAAGCCTGAATATCAAAACCTCCAATTTTAGTGCCTTCTATTCCTGGGAAACCGCTTATTATGTATCTgacagtacttgacgagtcaatgggttATGTACTGGGGTATCATGACGAATCTGGTAAGAAAcaacatgttatttattatttgagcaaaaagttcaccagctgcgaaacaaggtattcactacttgaacgaacatgttgcgcattagcatgggctgctcgtcggttgaggcaatacatgttatgtcatacaacttggttggtgtctaaaattgACCCAATCAAGTATATCTTTGAGAAACATGCTCTTACTGCAAGAATtgcccgttggcagatgttgttatcagaatacgatttggtatacGTTACACAAAAGCTATAAAAGGAAGTGCCCTAGCAGAGTATTTGGCCCAACAAcctgtagaagattatcaatcaatgcagtgtgaattccccgatgaaggcaTCATGACTTTATTTCAACAGAATGAATCacctgataaagaaaaatggacgctggtgtttgatggtgcttctaacgCGTTAGGTCATGGAATTGGGGTCATTTTGATTTCCCcagagaaccagttcactccatttactaCTAGGTTGTTTTTTGATTGCACAAAAAATATAGTtgaatatgaagcatgtgttaTGGGAATTACAGCAGCTATTGAATCAAAGGTAaaagttcttgaggtatatggagattCATTGTTAGTCATCCATCAAACgaaaggagagtgggaaacgCGAGATTCCAAACTAATTTTGTATCAcacccatatcaaagaattgacagaaCACTTCGAGAAGatcacttttcaccatatccctcgagAAGGAAACCAATTGGGTGACGCTCTGGCCACAttgtcgtcaatgttcaaaataagcatCGATCAAGATGTGTCGgttataaaaattcaacaaagggATAAACATGCATATTtcttatcaatagaagaagaacTTGATAGAAAgccatggttttatgatatcaaatcctatgttaagaatagggaatatcCATCGGGTATTTCAAATAACGACAAGAGGGTTTTGAGGAGGTTGTTaatgaacttcttcttaaaaggtgatgtgctttataagaggaatcttgatatggttctcctcataTGTGTGGATAAAGCTGAAGCAGAAAAGGTCATTCAAGAGGTTCACaaaggttcttttggaactcatgcaaatgggcacgcaatggcaagaaaaatcttgagggctggctattattggttgaccatggaatctgattgctttagttacgtaaagaaatgtcataaatgtcaaatctatgctgataaagtacatgtacttcccacctctttgaatgttttaacatcaccatggccattttcaatgtgggggatgGATGTTATTTGACTCATCGAGCCAAAAGCTTCCAATGGTCACCGATTTATCctggtagctattgattatttcacaaaatgggttgaagccgcttcttatgccaatgtgacgagaagtgtggttgtcaaattcatcaaaagagaattgatttgtcgatataacttaccaaataagataatcactgacAATGCGATCaatctgaataataaaatgatgaaggagttgtgtgatagtttcaaaattcagcatcaTAATTCTTCGCCATATCGTCCAAAAATGAATGGGGTTGTAGAagcaacaaataataatatcaagaagatcatacaaaagatggtggagacataaggattggcatgaaatgcttccctttgcattacatggctataaaACCTCTGTgcgtacctcaacaggggcaactcctttctcattggtgtatagAATGAAAGCGGTAtttcccattgaagttgaaattccctcgatcagagtcttgatggaaacaaaactggaagaggctgagtgggttcaatcacgatttgaccaattaaatctcatagaagaaaaaagaatgataggtCTATGTCACGACcagctatatcaaaaaagacttaaaaggCATACGAGAAAAATGTCtgtcctcgagagtttcaagaaggggacttagtgttaaagaaaatattgcccataaaaaaagattttcgtGGAAAGTGGACTCCGAattacgaaggaccatatgttgtgaaaaaaatctttttctggggagctctaatactcgcaggAATGGATGAAGATGaccttccacttccagtaaattcagatgcagtcaaaaaatattatgcttaaaaaaatgatgataaaaaaataggctcgctaggttgaaaacatgaaaaggcgacctaggaaaaaattagagcatcccgatggattgGAACCCCAAATTGTAACCCCTACCTCAATTGTTTTGCTTTCAGTGTAACGAATGTACATTTTTGAATATTGTCATTCAATATTGTACGTTACACTCTTTATATATCAATCCAGTTTCGTTATTGATTGTtctattgtttcaaaattttgttttatgataataaatgttggaatttgaaatatgtgaaaatataaaagtactttaaatattttgacacttgaaaaatatatacacgggaaccattttaaaaataataaggagggtagtcattttaaacaatggattTTTGCTTCGCCTCGAAAAAGTGGTCATTCGATAGATACGAAGAGTCATCATGTGGAAACGatatttgtctttattcatCCATTGAATCTTGGGATGGAGAAGAGCATAAAGATCGGGGAATCAAAGaaatgaacaaaaatttatctataatacatgacacacataaatcatgcataatttactcatACTCACATGATTCATGCATCTTCATTGACACTTTACCTATACTCAATGCATAACACACGCATGAATCATTCATACTTTATCGTTTGAATTGCAAGTATCATATACTTATTCTCCCTCTTTATCTACCTTCAAGATTGGACCAATTACGATCTACGCATTGGTAAACagtccgaagacgatcactttcatttctatagatctatctacgcatcggtaaccaatccaaagactatcatttttgtttctatagatctacccatcggtaaccaattcgaagaagatcattttaaatttctatagatctacgcatcggtaaccaatccgaagacgatcaccttcatttctatagatctacgcatcggtaaccaatccgaagacgatcatttttaatttctatagatctacgcatcagtaaccaatccaaagacgatcatcttcatttctgtcgatctacgcatcggtaaccaatctgaagacgatcatttttatttatgtcgatctacgcatcgataACTAAtacgaagacgatcattttgcACATCTCAATTTTTTTGCATCATTCCCACTTTAACATTTCAATGACATTTtaatacatgttttttttttattggacaAAATTTTGGTCCTTctatttacttatcttttacctgataacatgaaaacgaatatcattgttattcatattttcatatttttcaagtaaaatataactaaatagGGGCAActgtagtaccccaattttgtcaattttgttaaaaacaaataaaaaaggaaaataaatcaaaaaggaaatatatatttaaaaaaggaaataaaataattacaataaataggctcatcaatttacaatatcaaatcaaattacaattttaaattacaataaaatttaaaccaaatcaaattaaacCAGCCTGCTTTGGCtctattttgttgttgtccatattgttgcatttttgtttctGATGCAATATCATGGTTGAGCCACTAGCATTtgctttgtaactaattagagaaacataaaagtataatttttacTAGTCAGCCTTAGTACACATGATAAAAACTAAGagacaaattttttagtttaaaaaaaaaactaaaggaCAAATAAAAGATTagcaaataatcaaataaaaacaaaataagctAAAATTATGAATGCATAAGAGGTGCAGAATAACTCAGATGATGAGCAAAAGGGATAAACACAGACAAAGAAGGAGAAGAGGAAGAAATCGGAGAGAATATCAAAACAGAAATCGCAAAGGTATTTTTCTCTTGTACAATAAATTTGTTTGCTCCTAATCTTCACCacatgatttttattttgttattaaaaatgtactttttttttattttaagataatattatgaatgaaaaataaaaataagattagaAATGGCAAACCTTCGACGATGGTATCACGGTCGCCGTCACGCCGAAACGGCAATCATCCCTTTAAGCGTTGCCgcgttctctctctctctctctctctctctctctctctctctctctaaaatTCGAGCAGTGGAGATTTTTCCTACAATGTTGGAGGACAATGATAGAGAGATAACAACAGTAGCCGTACGGGAAGCCTTGAAGCTGCTACAGCTGCTAGACGGTCAGGATTTGAGGATTCAAGTCGCTAAGGATATCTGTCACCTCACCAAAACATCCAGCGGTTGCCGCCGTAAGCTCCATCAAGTTGTTGCTCCACTTGTCTCAATGCTCCCTATTTGTGTTTTCTGCAAAACGACCGCCCTTCCTCTCTTCAAGtgtgcagttttttttttagagttacTTGCTTTAAACCTTTTTGTTATTATGATAAGTTGCGCCAAAAAAAAGAAGCAAATCTATGTGTTTGAGATTTCAGCCcatttagtttctttttgtgatttcaaaattaattttgttttataaataaaaatcaattttcataaaaaaaatacaaataaatattttattaaagattaattagatgtgacatctttttaatgaGTTATTaggacacaagtggtacaacttgatagtcctaaaactctctttatgtatttatttatttattttaatgaattaatctAAAACCgacttataaatttgatgtggtattattttttatctttgaggTGTTAAAACACTTATTGTACAACTTGgtggttttttttaaaattcatatgaaacacaataataatataaaatattttaaaaaaattagatgtgacatcttctttactCCTTGAGTcttgagacacaagttgtacaacttgatcgtcctaaaactcatattttaaaatatttattcaaataaaactcttttatttttctattttatcaaaaacattttttttatcacaagacaaattttctttaaaacacactcaacacatccgcattttttcaagaaatacatagctttgatttctccatcgcaccggaaGATACGTAAGAGCAATATCAcgttcttgtcaagcacattagtaaaaatttctttttttgtcatttatttgttaagcacacatttatttcaaaatcatattaaaaaattaataataattgttattcatatttaataataatgagaaataaatatatttaagctaatattaatcttgcacaattaattagaggtaaccgtattttaactcgtagggtgctaataccttccctacgcataatcgactcctgaactcaaatttggtttcaaagaccattttttctatttttaagggtttcccaatattttccctattttaaaataaattttagtggcgactccattgaattcgagaaacattCGAAATTTTAGTCTACGACAAACAGGAGCAATAAAAATAGATGGAGGAGTTGAGACAATTCCATTATCTGACACACGAGAATGAGTCTTAAGTTTGATTTCTTCTGCCcacaattcactaactactgattcaacattaggaagggggaacgatcaatgtatgctttgacagctttcaactcaggtgattccataagagctaattgatcccacagattagtcattgccTAATAGAATTTCTAAATGGTCATATTGTTCTTCTTAAGGGCActaatatcactttccaactgataacgttttacaaagttagactgaacatacaaacgtttcaagtgatcccaaatctttttagcagtatcatattttgttagTTGCACTACCATAGACAactcaacaaaattattaatccaagtaataatttttgaattactaacattccatgttttcaatatattttgcatattgagtttcatcctttttatctgtaggcttaacagaagttccatcaacaaaaccccacgtatcttttccaatcaatttttttttcatcatataactccaataagagtaattttgtccatttagGTGAACACTAAcggcttgaagagaatcattcTTAGCACCTTCCATAATAAaaaatgacaggaaaatacgacaaacacaatcactgagacaaaataaattagggataatctgGTGCTGTGTTGCGCGAGCACAATTTCTCCTCCTCCAGACGTCGTTTCGCTGATCCAACCGTTGAAGaagaagacctgaatgttgtgaATCTGCTGTCCAAATATCAGCTCGATCCAACGGTCAATGAATGCGCAATCGATATTTTTCtgatactgatttaacaaaatcgggaatagggttactcttttcttttctcttttggtggttgtctttcctatcaaaatagtctttctcttctttatagtagatcctaaaatcaaccaaagctctgtGATgtcatgttaacaatgaaaagaggaagaaaagagacaaccactctagagttttataacatagaatgaaccaaacttaagttaataggattacaatgagtatatatacaagagaatataaatgtctaaaatacaTTTACTGatgatatttaataacattatctaacaataATGATATGCTATAGTTGTATcgaaaatttaattatttgattggaTAAAGAAAGTCAAAGTTATGAATGAAAAAAATGGAGGAttttgactaaaataaaaaatttggaaattattttgtttatccgttaaaaatcaaaagtaaaattattacagtctatttactttgtgaaaaatatttatgttttcatttcttaaattttgaaaatatatctCCATTAACTAGAAGTTTATCTTATCTCCATAATAATGTTATttcattaagataaaataaacacacattttataaaataaaaatacaaaatatttttacatactAAACTTATGTATTAAATTAATCCAAATGAATTCACTTCCTCTTCATTTTAAAGAGATCCATGCAAAATATGTGAATGCTTATCCGACGCCccagttttttagtttttaccgaattttaactttttataatgtaaaattcACTATCGAATTGTATTCCAATAATGTATTTGAGGGGTGATGAAGCAAAATCGGGGCGCATAAGCATTCAACTATTAATGAAAAAGAAGGCCCACACAAAAAATGAACACTACTTAGCAGCTAAACGCAGTCGTTTACTCTCCTATCAGAAAGAAACAAGTTGGAGTCACATCACTGAGCTACTCAACTGCCCGGAAAACACAGCCGGAATTCCTCGTCGGCCGCTGCCACAAACACTGAGAAATTCCGCCTCAAGGCTTTCCAGCACGATTTGCGGCCGCGATAGCCGCCACGGAAAATTCACAACATTGCTGATAACACCGCTACCTCTACAACACTATtacataggtttttttttttatgctgATTTTCTGATTTTGTGTACATATTTTAAGAATTACTTTAagtttattatgattattattattattgccaACTTAGTTGTGCATTTTGTGTTTCTTATAATTTGAAGGTCTTGGTTGTTCCAAGAATGGATTTTGAATCATTTTTTGGGTGATATATACAGAAATTAAGAAGAATCTAGTGAGGAATAATGAATCGAAAATTTGGAGGTGGAAAGCAACCAACTGGGACTCCTTCACTACCTTTGTCTTGTGTTGTTGTTATCTGTTCTCTTCTTGCTGGTGCCTCTATTGTTCACAATATCTATAAACCTAACCTTGTAAGTTTTTTCTTACTAATCACTCTTTCATTATCTTTTCCTTAGTAGCTTTCCATTTAATTTTGTGAGTTAAGTATGTACAACTAcaaagtgtgtgtgtgtgtgtgtttgttttagtttttggAATTTGAATTGGAATTTGAATGCTNNNNNNNNNNNNNNNNNNNNNNNNNNNNNNNNNNNNNNNNNNNNNNNNNNNNNNNNNNNNNNNNNNNNNNNNNNNNNNNNNNNNNNNNNNNNNNNNNNNNNNNNNNNNNNNNNNNNNNNNNNNNNNNNNNNNNNNNNNNNNNNNNNNNNNNNNNNNNNNNNNNNNNNNNNNNNNNNNNNNNNNNNNNNNNNNNNNNNNNNNNNNNNNNNNNNNNNNNNNNNNNNNNNNNNNNNNNNNNNNNNNNNNNNNNNNGGAGGGTTGAAACATATgtacatttgaattttgaaatcagGGTTTTAAATAAAGGTCTTGGTCTGCTACTGTGATCTAGGCTgcaatataactatttttaatgtTGCCAAAACTGCAATGCAGATGCAATCAGCTGTATTTGGCCACAATATCGAGGGTCGTGATGCGATGCAACCATTATTGTGGCTGCTGTTTAAAACCCTGTTTGAATTATCATTTCTTTCAAAATTCATATTGTCAAATAAGTTATATTACCAATCTGATGCTTAGTTGAGACCATAGCTATTAGTATTTTTGAGAGGATATTTGATAGAACCCAATTGAGTGAAGGCCCAAATGGTCAAGTTCCATATCAGTAGAAGAGACCCACGGTTTGGAAGGAATGATGGTGCGGCAGAGAGTGGAATTCAGTTATAAGGGGTAGTGGAGAGAGGGAGGTGATCATGGTACAAATTATCTTTTGTGTTAGGCAGAGAATTCTGTTTTTTGTGAAAGAGCTGAGCTCTGTGGGCATTAGGATATTCATCCTCTTGCAATCATCTTTTACTTTCAGAAATAATTTACTCTTATTTTTGCTTTACTTGATTGTACTAGTAGAACATATTTTACTGTTACTTGAGTTCCATTTGCATAATTTCCTAAAAATGCATTACTATTATTTAGAATCTGTGCAATGCAAATGTGAGATTTATGCATGGTATATATGTACCaccctaaaaaattatttacttaacCAAGTTTGATGAAGTTAACATTTTGAGAAAAGTAATAGAAGAGGAAAAAATTGTAAAGATAAGCAAAAGGGTGAGAATGTTGTATCAGCTCAAAccatgataaataattaatctatcatttcattatttattaatccTAAGAATGCATTTTTAAGTTATGATGCATAAATATCCTTTGAAAGTTATTGTATAGACAACAGTAGAAAATAACCCCTTAGAATGAGTGCTTTTTATAGGCAAACATGAGAATGAGTTTTTCATCGAAGTTGtaggaaaataaacaaaatctaataaaaaataacagatCTTTTAGAATGCTTTTATACCTCCTAAATTATCAGCAATCCCCAAAAAGGAAAGTATAGACACAGTAAATTATCAccatattgaaatttaaaaaggactaaaagaataatataaaaaaggTTTGAAACAGTGGCAAATGTTTATTGAATTTGAGGTAAAAACACGCTTCAATAACATTTTGAAACTAAAAGAATATAAGAAGTGAAGATTCATCAATTATATCTATTGACTTTTTCCTTTTATCAAAGactgaaaaaattgaaataaatgaaaatcTTCTCATTACAAAAAGTAGTAAAATATTACTATAGAATTTCAATAGTTTGAATGTGATTAGTTAGAATTCAGAATATGGATATTGTATATCATTGTCATTAATCTTAATTATGTTATCCTTGTCATTGATATAGTTAATGGGTTGATTTGAAATTAGAATGATAGggttataattataattttcttagtCCGGGACACAAGTGTTAATTTATCTGTCAACATCATTCTATATCTTTGAAAAGATATATAACCTTAATCAGCTCTGGTAGTGGTTTTAGAGCATTGTTATTGGTTAATCGAGGGTAGGAACCTGGAGAGTGAGAGGCATCTAGTGAGATGAACATAATCAAAATTtcgaaaaataaaagaaacagaAATAAACAAAAGTCTATTGGTGTTAGACTAAAGGTCCATAATTAAATGAGATCATCAACAGCTGTCACATTTTTCCTTACTCATTACTATAACAGTTTGTGAACTGCAAAAATTTAATGGATTCCATAAGCATAAGTATTGTTATACTAATATAGAAAATCGACATTTGCTTTTTCAATAAGTTGAAGTATAtgctatatatgtatatgttatGGTTTGGAGTTGCAACATTTTATTCAgtaattgttattgttattgctTCTGCTGTTTTTTCTTGTTGTAATGTTATTTTAGTCACCCCCTACAAATAGAAAAACATGGTTTagttaaatgtaaaaaataactTCATTATCTATCAGCACCAACTCCATAGAGAAGGGTAATGTTTGCCTATGCAAATTAGAAATTTGCCACAGCCGAATAACCCTAGCCGTGATAGTCCAACTCTCCTTGGCAGGTGAAATTTCTGAAATAGGATTGAATTTGGTAACCAATTGAGCATCTCAGCATGAAGTCTTTGAAGTTGGGTTTTGGTGATGAACTCCTAATGAATTAAACCCCCCCCNNNNNNNNNNNNNNNNNNNNNNNNNNNNNNNNNNNNNNNNNNNNNNNNNNNNNNNNNNNNNNNNNNNNNNNCGCCCCAAATAAaaaccccccccccccccccccccaatATATAGAACTTTTTGAATGAACATTACGGGAAGAAAAACATATCagatacaataaaataaaataaacaaataaaaatttaagaaaattaaaaacaatttgactATTGACTTCCCAGGCAAGATTTATCTATGGGCAAAAGATATGTGCTGCAGCTTTGAGAAGACGAAGGAAACAGTGTCAGCGTTTTTATTTGCAGATTTGTAGCATAAATTTTCACCATTATCAGAATAATTGGGAGAAGAGAATAGCAAAGTTTGGAGAAGAGGTTTGTGTTCAGATAGGGTACAGGTCTTATTTTGTAGATTAAAGAGGACCTGctgtagtttttttttcttcatagaACTAACGGAAGAGGCTAAAAGAAaggttaatttgtttttgtgaGATATGCATGTGAGTGTGTGTGCTTGTTATTTCTGGAAAAAAGATGTAAGAGATTGTTTAGAAGTGTGTTATGTAAGAGATTGATTCTGAACTTGCCACCTGGAAAATATTACTCAAAGAAGGTCTCGTAAATGCAAGGTCGACAATCAACCTATACAACCATAATATTGGCACATGGCCCCTATTAGGGAGGGCTCCAAATTTTTTGTATAATATACCTTGAACTTTGGAAAATTACATTGATATTCTTAATTTTGTATATTGATcgctctaaaattttatattaacatcTTATGTCCAGAATAAATACCCAGCCAGTCTGACTAGAGACTATCTTCTCTCTAGACATagattaaacttaatttttctcAACACTCACCTCCTCTCCACACCCTAATGTGAGTTTGTGATAGCGGCTGCAATCTACTAAGCGCTACCACCTACCATCTTGAATTTTGATGTCAGAGTTGTGATTTTAAGAcccaattttttatattcaaacggggcctcaaaaaat from Cicer arietinum cultivar CDC Frontier isolate Library 1 chromosome 3, Cicar.CDCFrontier_v2.0, whole genome shotgun sequence encodes:
- the LOC101509480 gene encoding uncharacterized protein — its product is MNRKFGGGKQPTGTPSLPLSCVVVICSLLAGASIVHNIYKPNLARFIYGQKICAAALRRRRKQCQRFYLQICSINFHHYQNNWEKRIAKFGEEALPPVDGIDGTKKKVDEKE
- the LOC140919686 gene encoding uncharacterized protein, which codes for MIVSHLSSTRYIEEAEEAIKTSFQALEIANDVFMGEGFRLKEPKLSTISLKSTKSMLEGGAFVKFKKLIEISEKKDKYGLGYLAIKADQENRWNNDVDQVAVVEEDHVDDDTLKLVYPLPSIPGKPLIMYLTVLDESMGYVLGYHDESDVVIRIRFGIRYTKAIKGSALAEYLAQQPVEDYQSMQCEFPDEGIMTLFQQNESPDKEKWTLVFDGASNALGHGIGVILISPENQFTPFTTRLFFDCTKNIVEYEACVMGITAAIESKVKVLEVYGDSLLVIHQTKGEWETRDSKLILYHTHIKELTEHFEKITFHHIPREGNQLGDALATLSSMFKISIDQDVSVIKIQQRDKHAYFLSIEEELDRKPWFYDIKSYVKNREYPSGISNNDKRVLRRGNSFLIGV